In the genome of Quercus robur chromosome 3, dhQueRobu3.1, whole genome shotgun sequence, one region contains:
- the LOC126718039 gene encoding probable protein S-acyltransferase 6, which translates to MQSKMYTTKPLPQQQLSDSNRRIIDPNGPSPLVYQVWKGNNRFCLGGRLVFGPDLRSIFLTVFLIVMPVILFCSFVSPKLVNEFPHSVANLIIAICVLFTGYVIILLFLTSGRDPGIIPRNSHPPEPEDEGDGSSISADWPGNQNGAPSLPPIKEVVVNGIVVKVKYCQTCMLYRPPRCSHCSICNNCVERFDHHCPWVGQCIGKRNYRFFFMFVSSTTMLCLYVFAFCWVNIRKIMDAHDCNLWRAFLKCPVSGILILYTFVAAWFVGGLTAFHLYLIFTNQTTYENFRYRYDGKMNPYNRGCALNIVDIFFSKIPSSRNNFRAKVKGDSSSVFTTSMPLGHAMSPEIPKRSFDIETGKRQAVAAEDFEDIQSQMESVGGLERCGAQPRRTNWDHKLNWEMSPDIRMLAGEFEMERGFTERQKINGGL; encoded by the exons ATGCAAAGCAAAATGTACACAACGAAACCATTACCTCAACAGCAGCTTTCCGACTCCAATAGACGTATCATCGATCCCAATGGACCCTCCCCTCTTGTTTATCAAGTTTGGAAAGGAAACAAT AGATTTTGCCTCGGAGGCAGGCTTGTATTTGGTCCAGATTTGAGGTCGATTTTCCTTACAGTGTTTCTCATCGTGATGCCAGTAAttctgttttgttcttttgtttctcCGAAGCTAGTTAATGAATTCCCTCACTCCGTAGCCAATCTTATTATAGCTATATGTGTTCTCTTCACAGGATAT GTTATAATTCTTCTCTTCCTTACGTCTGGAAGAGATCCTGGTATCATTCCTCGTAACTCACATCCTCCAGAACCTGAAGATGAGGGTGATGGCTCAAGTATTTCTGCTGATTGGCCTGGAAATCAGAATGGTGCTCCTAGTTTACCACCCATAAAAGAAGTTGTGGTTAATGGCATAGTTGTTAAGGTCAAATATTGTCAAACTTGCATGCTATATCGCCCACCACGATGCTCTCATTGTTCTATTTGCAATAACTGTGTTGAGCGTTTTGATCACCATTGCCCATGGGTGGGACAGTGTATTGGGAAG AGGAATTACAGATTCTTCTTCATGTTTGTGTCCTCCACAACCATGCTTTGCCTATATGTTTTTGCCTTCTGCTGGGTCAACATTAGGAAAATAATGGATGCTCATGATTGTAATCTCTGGAGGGCTTTCCTGAAGTGCCCTGTTTCGGGAATTCTGATTTTATACACATTTGTAGCTGCTTGGTTTGTTGGAGGTCTTACAGCATTTCATCTCTATTTAATTTTCACCAATCAG ACAACATATGAGAATTTCCGGTACCGGTATGATGGGAAGATGAATCCTTATAACCGTGGGTGTGCTCTCAATATTGTGGACatcttcttttctaaaattCCCAGTTCTAGGAACAACTTCAGGGCAAAGGTTAAAGGGGATTCATCTTCTGTGTTCACCACTTCAATGCCATTGGGCCATGCCATGAGCCCGGAAATTCCCAAGAGAAGCTTTGACATAGAGACTGGAAAAAGGCAAGCTGTTGCTGCTGAAGATTTTGAAGATATACAGAGTCAGATGGAAAGTGTTGGTGGATTGGAGAGGTGTGGTGCCCAGCCAAGACGCACAAACTGGGATCATAAACTGAACTGGGAGATGTCTCCTGATATACGAATGTTGGCTGGTGAGTTTGAAATGGAACGTGGTTTTACAGAAAGACAGAAAATTAATGGAGGCCTATGA